In Solanum pennellii chromosome 3, SPENNV200, a single window of DNA contains:
- the LOC107014150 gene encoding swi5-dependent recombination DNA repair protein 1 homolog produces MLRVFSAKYYTRSSIFVVQKLNISVGLTRKMSKENLPSDFPTTTPPNTSRPTDAPPAVEDSPFVPDFDAIPPIRPGENPPTPSPSPSPTAPRTGSPEFSDPPNTSPSGQEAPQPPISPPGQPEAFPPQQPPDAGEQIRTSNVRSE; encoded by the exons atgttaagagTTTTTTCAGCGAAATATTATACAAGATCTTCAATATTTGTGGTTCAAAAGTTAAATATATCGGTTGGACTTACTAGAAAAATGAGCAAGGAAAATCTTCCATCTGATTTTCCTACCACAACACCACCAAATACTAGCAGACCGACCGATGCACCGCCGGCGGTGGAGGATTCACCGTTCGTGCCAGATTTCGATGCTATTCCACCGATAAGACCAG GTGAAAACCCTCCAACGCCATCGCCATCGCCATCGCCAACCGCACCGCGGACTGGTAGTCCTGAATTTTCCGATCCACCGAACACTTCTCCGTCAGGTCAGGAAGCACCACAACCACCTATATCACCACCTGGACAGCCGGAGGCGTTCCCACCACAACAACCTCCGGACGCTGGAGAGCAAATTAGAACATCTAATGTTAGATCTGAGTAG